One stretch of Arachis duranensis cultivar V14167 chromosome 1, aradu.V14167.gnm2.J7QH, whole genome shotgun sequence DNA includes these proteins:
- the LOC107492991 gene encoding phosphoenolpyruvate/phosphate translocator 1, chloroplastic — protein sequence MQSSAFTLSLTPFRKPFLHHLSVSSSSFISSFSSKANIINVDSSFSCSFIRQPATPSWPLSSSSSFKLPSDRFVPKAAAESASENRSSGGDVLLRALKLGALFGLWIIFNIYFNIYNKQVLKVYHFPITVTAVQFAVGAALVSFMWCSNLYKRPNLSGAQLAAILPLAVVHTLGNLFTNMSLGKVAVSFTHTIKAMEPFFSVILSAMFLREMPTALVIGSLVPIAGGVALASATEASFNWTGFWSAMASNLSNQSRNVLSKKLMVKEEESMDNITLFSIITVMSFLLTAPLTLIMEGFIFTPAYLHSAGLNVKQVYIRSFLAAFCFHAYQQVAYMILQWVSPVTHSVANCAKRVVVIVSSILFFRTPVSLVNAIGTVIALAGVFFYSRVTGTKPKTT from the exons ATGCAGAGCTCGGCTTTCACTCTCTCCCTCACCCCTTTCCGCAAACCCTTCCTCCACCATCTTTccgtctcttcttcttctttcatttcCTCTTTCAGTTCCAAAGCCAACATCATCAATGTGGATTCTTCATTTTCATGTTCATTCATACGCCAACCAGCAACACCATCATggcctctttcttcttcatcctctttCAAACTACCCTCCGATCGCTTCGTCCCCAAGGCTGCCGCGGAGAGTGCCAGCGAAAACCGCAGCAGCGGCGGCGACGTTTTGCTCAGAGCTTTGAAGCTAGGAGCCTTGTTTGGTCTTTGGATCATCTTTAACATATACTTCAACATCTACAACAAACAG GTATTGAAGGTGTACCATTTTCCTATAACTGTCACCGCGGTTCAATTTGCTGTTGGGGCTGCCCTTGTGTCCTTTATGTGGTGTTCCAATCTTTACAAGAGGCCAAACCTCAGTGGTGCTCAG CTTGCAGCCATATTGCCACTGGCTGTGGTACATACTTTGGGGAATCTTTTCACTAATATGAGTCTTGGCAAGGTTGCTGTGTCTTTCACACATACAATAAAGGCAATGGAGCCTTTCTTTTCTGTGATCCTTTCTGCTATGTTCCTTCGAGAG ATGCCTACTGCATTGGTGATTGGCTCCCTTGTGCCTATTGCTGGTGGGGTGGCACTGGCTTCTGCTACCGAGGCCTCTTTCAATTG GACTGGATTTTGGAGTGCAATGGCTTCTAATTTGTCAAATCAATCTCGTAATGTTCTTAGCAAAAAGCTCATGGTTAAGGAGGAG gAATCAATGGACAACATTACCCTCTTCTCAATAATTACAGTTATGTCCTTCCTATTGACGGCACCTTTGACTCTCATTATGGAGGGTTTCATATTTACCCCTGCTTATCTGCATTCTGCT GGATTAAATGTTAAACAAGTGTACATCAGATCTTTTCTTGCTGCATTCTGTTTCCATGCATATCAACAA GTTGCTTACATGATATTACAGTGGGTGTCACCTGTTACCCACTCCGTGGCAAATTGTGCTAAGAGAGTTGTGGTTATTGTGAGCTCTATCTTGTTCTTCCGTACACCTGTCTCACTTGTCAATGCAATTG GAACTGTTATAGCTCTTGCTGGTGTTTTCTTCTACTCCAGGGTGACCGGAACTAAACCAAAGACTACTTAG